The following proteins come from a genomic window of Eleginops maclovinus isolate JMC-PN-2008 ecotype Puerto Natales chromosome 8, JC_Emac_rtc_rv5, whole genome shotgun sequence:
- the znf618 gene encoding zinc finger protein 618 isoform X7, producing MSAQEAPNPVLEQVDGGTAAPDVPSPALVTKPKSPTPPPIIITVKKEPGTSETSNGKVGEVNPAEICVVIGGNDGGASGVGSRRAQTEGSYVCGVCGKKYKYYNCFQTHVRAHRESDTMVADGLPQTPNNSFRYSCDICGKKYKYYSCFQEHRDLHAVDDPYEQVVVPVDSLKEEEPVEPYQKIGPKTGSYVCEFCGKQYKYFNPYQEHVALHTPMGAFDLKTSRVQECGSMDMSKFAPSQTGKIKHIPFRRKLESAIQSSLVDTNSSQNSSGTPSPLVASAFSTSQKPYTCGACGIQFQFYNNLLEHMQSHAADNENHTKGESPKFSSASVPPEQLWRGSQGPAHSVVKLQIQPQSIPHRNHTVSHNNGLPEKERQQVAERLLRVMCSDLSMLNVLNSKDFLKLAQTLVDTGARHGAYSTREAFGNMSALALRQLPRMYNQVKVKVTCALGSNASLGIAVTCHSQTSGPDACYVLTAYQVEGSRLKRYVLGVREAELREGPEQVHHWVQNVLSEFVMSDIRTVYVSEPKAWAAGLAGSPLGAGGRSKVCLRCAGCSLGAVVQAVLGKRSLQARGLHELAELLSACRDIASSTTLSLREEQYFKTSTSTTEDGPQGGPAQCPNPPCWDRTAEALLQVHAHFEQICEAYGRNKTTAPLLQGLNKHLLGTLACLLAPLRLAALELSSQRRPTLQQVLPVYLRLEKFFTSKAGEAGTGTASKLCHYFLEALKEHFKVERAHQVAMVLDPQVKLCSVPAYQHEDIISRACEMAAENRDGGMSGGGGGEERDTDGPPTPKISRIEGAGNNGGIIRGTSSSGSDESQVRQEIFQYLAEPLLQGTPDLFQYWSSAVNEKFSRLSRLAMWLLAVPAVGIRNECVTVCEQSLAMKRRQQVTTEEMNKLIFLRSNMG from the exons ATGAGTGCACAAGAGGCACCCAATCCTGTGCTGGAGCAGGTGGACGGTGGCACTGCAGCCCCAGATGTTCCCTCACCAGCCTTAGTCACAAAGCCCAAGAGTCCAACTCCACCACCCATCATCATCACAGTGAAGAAAGAGCCCGGGACCTCAGAGACGAGTAACGGGAAAGTGGGTGAAGTCAACCCTGCGGAGATCTGTGTTGTCATTGGAGGAAATGATGGGGGGGCGAGTGGAGTGGGATCCCGTAGAGCTCAGACCGAGG GTTCCTATGTATGTGGGGTCTGTGGGAAGAAGTACAAGTATTATAACTGCTTTCAGACACACGTCAGAGCACACAGAg AATCCGATACCATGGTTGCAGATGGTCTACCCCAGACTCCCAACA ATAGCTTCCGTTACTCCTGTGACATCTGTGGCAAGAAGTATAAATACTACAGCTGCTTCCAGGAGCACCGTGACCTGCATGCAGTCGATG ATCCTTATGAACAGGTAGTGGTACCTGTGGACAGCCTTAAAGAAGAGGAGCCCGTTGAACCCTACCAGAAAATCGGACCAA AAACTGGGAGTTATGTGTGCGAGTTCTGCGGGAAGCAGTACAAGTATTTCAACCCATACCAGGAGCACGTTGCTCTTCACACACCGATGG GCGCCTTTGATTTGAAGACATCTCGGGTACAGGAATGTGGCAGCATGGATATGAGTAAATTTGCCCCCAGCCAAACTGGTAAGATAAAAC ACATTCCATTCAGGCGGAAACTGGAAAGTGCAATTCAGTCTAGTCTGGTCGACACAAACAGTTCGCAGAATTCAAGCG GAACTCCGAGCCCTCTGGTGGCCAGCGCCTTCTCTACAAGCCAGA AACCCTACACATGTGGTGCCTGTGGCATCCAGTTCCAGTTCTACAACAACCTGCTGGAGCACATGCAGTCCCACGCTG CTGACAACGAGAACCACACCAAAGGGGAGTCTCCAAAATTCTCCTCAGCCTCCGTTCCTCCAGAGCAGCTGTGGAGAGGCTCTCAGGGTCCGGCTCATTCCGTAGTTAAACTACAAATCCAGCCTCAAAGTATCCCCCATAGGAACCACACTGTCAGCC ACAATAACGGACTACCTGAGAAGGAACGACAGCAGGTGGCTGAGCGCCTCTTACGGGTAATGTGTTCAGATCTGAGCATGCTGAATGTGCTCAACAGCAAAGACTTCCTGAAGTTGGCACAGACCCTGGTGGATACTGGAGCCCGTCATGGTGCCTACTCCACCCGTGAAGCTTTCGGCAACATGAGTGCCTTGGCGCTGCGCCAGCTGCCCCGCATGTACAACCAAGTGAAAGTCAAAGTCACGTGTGCTCTCGGCTCCAATGCTTCTCTTGGCATCGCCGTTACCTGCCACTCCCAGACATCAGGCCCAGATGCTTGCTATGTTCTAACAGCCTACCAGGTGGAGGGCTCCAGACTGAAGCGCTATGTGCTCGGTGTGAGGGAGGCTGAGCTGAGGGAGGGGCCCGAGCAAGTCCACCACTGGGTTCAAAACGTGCTGTCTGAGTTTGTGATGTCAGACATACGCACCGTGTATGTTTCTGAGCCCAAAGCGTGGGCAGCAGGATTAGCGGGATCCCCACTGGGTGCTGGAGGTCGGAGCAAGGTGTGCTTACGATGCGCTGGGTGTTCACTCGGGGCAGTGGTCCAGGCTGTTCTTGGGAAGCGCAGCCTCCAGGCTCGAGGTCTTCATGAGTTGGCTGAGCTTCTGTCAGCGTGCCGAGATATCGCCTCCTCCACCACGCTGTCCCTTCGGGAGGAGCAGTACTTCAAAACATCCACAAGCACAACTGAGGACGGACCACAGGGCGGCCCTGCACAATGTCCCAACCCTCCTTGCTGGGATCGTACGGCTGAAGCTCTTCTTCAGGTCCATGCTCACTTTGAACAGATTTGCGAGGCTTATGGACGCAACAAGACCACGGCTCCACTCCTCCAAGGTCTCAACAAGCATCTGCTCGGTACACTGGCCTGTCTGCTGGCACCTCTGCGCCTGGCAGCTCTGGAGCTGAGCAGCCAGAGGAGACCCACCCTACAGCAGGTGCTTCCCGTCTACCTGCGCTTGGAGAAGTTCTTCACATCCAAAGCTGGAGAGGCAGGAACCGGCACGGCTAGCAAACTCTGCCACTACTTTCTCGAAGCACTTAAGGAACACTTCAAG GTGGAACGAGCTCACCAGGTTGCCATGGTGCTGGACCCGCAGGTCAAGCTGTGTTCGGTGCCCGCCTACCAACATGAAGACATAATCTCCCGCGCATGTGAAATGGCTGCTGAAAACAGAGATGGAGGTatgagtggaggaggaggtggtgaagAGCGGGACACTGATGGCCCACCAACCCCTAAAATAAGCCGCATAGAGGGAGCGGGAAACAATGGGGGCATCATAAGGGGGACTTCCTCCTCTGGTAGTGATGAGAGCCAAGTGAGACAAGAGATTTTTCAGTACCTGGCCGAGCCTCTTCTCCAAGGCACACCTGACCTCTTCCAGTACTGGAGCTCAGCAGTGAACGAGAAGTTCTCCAGGCTTTCCCGTCTGGCCATGTGGCTCCTCGCTGTGCCCGCTGTGGGCATACGCAACGaatgtgtgacagtgtgtgagcAGAGCCTGGCTAtgaagaggaggcagcaggTTACCACTGAGGAAATGAACAAACTCATTTTTCTTCGCTCCAACATGGGCTAG
- the znf618 gene encoding zinc finger protein 618 isoform X6: MSAQEAPNPVLEQVDGGTAAPDVPSPALVTKPKSPTPPPIIITVKKEPGTSETSNGKVGEVNPAEICVVIGGNDGGASGVGSRRAQTEGMFALGTPPPTKSTDSCIGSYVCGVCGKKYKYYNCFQTHVRAHRESDTMVADGLPQTPNILSPHCSRLPIGDILKPDSFRYSCDICGKKYKYYSCFQEHRDLHAVDDPYEQVVVPVDSLKEEEPVEPYQKIGPKTGSYVCEFCGKQYKYFNPYQEHVALHTPMGAFDLKTSRVQECGSMDMSKFAPSQTDIPFRRKLESAIQSSLVDTNSSQNSSGTPSPLVASAFSTSQTDNENHTKGESPKFSSASVPPEQLWRGSQGPAHSVVKLQIQPQSIPHRNHTVSHNNGLPEKERQQVAERLLRVMCSDLSMLNVLNSKDFLKLAQTLVDTGARHGAYSTREAFGNMSALALRQLPRMYNQVKVKVTCALGSNASLGIAVTCHSQTSGPDACYVLTAYQVEGSRLKRYVLGVREAELREGPEQVHHWVQNVLSEFVMSDIRTVYVSEPKAWAAGLAGSPLGAGGRSKVCLRCAGCSLGAVVQAVLGKRSLQARGLHELAELLSACRDIASSTTLSLREEQYFKTSTSTTEDGPQGGPAQCPNPPCWDRTAEALLQVHAHFEQICEAYGRNKTTAPLLQGLNKHLLGTLACLLAPLRLAALELSSQRRPTLQQVLPVYLRLEKFFTSKAGEAGTGTASKLCHYFLEALKEHFKVERAHQVAMVLDPQVKLCSVPAYQHEDIISRACEMAAENRDGGMSGGGGGEERDTDGPPTPKISRIEGAGNNGGIIRGTSSSGSDESQVRQEIFQYLAEPLLQGTPDLFQYWSSAVNEKFSRLSRLAMWLLAVPAVGIRNECVTVCEQSLAMKRRQQVTTEEMNKLIFLRSNMG, translated from the exons ATGAGTGCACAAGAGGCACCCAATCCTGTGCTGGAGCAGGTGGACGGTGGCACTGCAGCCCCAGATGTTCCCTCACCAGCCTTAGTCACAAAGCCCAAGAGTCCAACTCCACCACCCATCATCATCACAGTGAAGAAAGAGCCCGGGACCTCAGAGACGAGTAACGGGAAAGTGGGTGAAGTCAACCCTGCGGAGATCTGTGTTGTCATTGGAGGAAATGATGGGGGGGCGAGTGGAGTGGGATCCCGTAGAGCTCAGACCGAGGGTATGTTTGCCCTAGGTACTCCTCCTCCAACGAAGAGCACAGACTCATGCATAG GTTCCTATGTATGTGGGGTCTGTGGGAAGAAGTACAAGTATTATAACTGCTTTCAGACACACGTCAGAGCACACAGAg AATCCGATACCATGGTTGCAGATGGTCTACCCCAGACTCCCAACA TCTTGTCTCCTCACTGTAGCCGCCTTCCCATAGGTGACATCCTAAAACCAG ATAGCTTCCGTTACTCCTGTGACATCTGTGGCAAGAAGTATAAATACTACAGCTGCTTCCAGGAGCACCGTGACCTGCATGCAGTCGATG ATCCTTATGAACAGGTAGTGGTACCTGTGGACAGCCTTAAAGAAGAGGAGCCCGTTGAACCCTACCAGAAAATCGGACCAA AAACTGGGAGTTATGTGTGCGAGTTCTGCGGGAAGCAGTACAAGTATTTCAACCCATACCAGGAGCACGTTGCTCTTCACACACCGATGG GCGCCTTTGATTTGAAGACATCTCGGGTACAGGAATGTGGCAGCATGGATATGAGTAAATTTGCCCCCAGCCAAACTG ACATTCCATTCAGGCGGAAACTGGAAAGTGCAATTCAGTCTAGTCTGGTCGACACAAACAGTTCGCAGAATTCAAGCG GAACTCCGAGCCCTCTGGTGGCCAGCGCCTTCTCTACAAGCCAGA CTGACAACGAGAACCACACCAAAGGGGAGTCTCCAAAATTCTCCTCAGCCTCCGTTCCTCCAGAGCAGCTGTGGAGAGGCTCTCAGGGTCCGGCTCATTCCGTAGTTAAACTACAAATCCAGCCTCAAAGTATCCCCCATAGGAACCACACTGTCAGCC ACAATAACGGACTACCTGAGAAGGAACGACAGCAGGTGGCTGAGCGCCTCTTACGGGTAATGTGTTCAGATCTGAGCATGCTGAATGTGCTCAACAGCAAAGACTTCCTGAAGTTGGCACAGACCCTGGTGGATACTGGAGCCCGTCATGGTGCCTACTCCACCCGTGAAGCTTTCGGCAACATGAGTGCCTTGGCGCTGCGCCAGCTGCCCCGCATGTACAACCAAGTGAAAGTCAAAGTCACGTGTGCTCTCGGCTCCAATGCTTCTCTTGGCATCGCCGTTACCTGCCACTCCCAGACATCAGGCCCAGATGCTTGCTATGTTCTAACAGCCTACCAGGTGGAGGGCTCCAGACTGAAGCGCTATGTGCTCGGTGTGAGGGAGGCTGAGCTGAGGGAGGGGCCCGAGCAAGTCCACCACTGGGTTCAAAACGTGCTGTCTGAGTTTGTGATGTCAGACATACGCACCGTGTATGTTTCTGAGCCCAAAGCGTGGGCAGCAGGATTAGCGGGATCCCCACTGGGTGCTGGAGGTCGGAGCAAGGTGTGCTTACGATGCGCTGGGTGTTCACTCGGGGCAGTGGTCCAGGCTGTTCTTGGGAAGCGCAGCCTCCAGGCTCGAGGTCTTCATGAGTTGGCTGAGCTTCTGTCAGCGTGCCGAGATATCGCCTCCTCCACCACGCTGTCCCTTCGGGAGGAGCAGTACTTCAAAACATCCACAAGCACAACTGAGGACGGACCACAGGGCGGCCCTGCACAATGTCCCAACCCTCCTTGCTGGGATCGTACGGCTGAAGCTCTTCTTCAGGTCCATGCTCACTTTGAACAGATTTGCGAGGCTTATGGACGCAACAAGACCACGGCTCCACTCCTCCAAGGTCTCAACAAGCATCTGCTCGGTACACTGGCCTGTCTGCTGGCACCTCTGCGCCTGGCAGCTCTGGAGCTGAGCAGCCAGAGGAGACCCACCCTACAGCAGGTGCTTCCCGTCTACCTGCGCTTGGAGAAGTTCTTCACATCCAAAGCTGGAGAGGCAGGAACCGGCACGGCTAGCAAACTCTGCCACTACTTTCTCGAAGCACTTAAGGAACACTTCAAG GTGGAACGAGCTCACCAGGTTGCCATGGTGCTGGACCCGCAGGTCAAGCTGTGTTCGGTGCCCGCCTACCAACATGAAGACATAATCTCCCGCGCATGTGAAATGGCTGCTGAAAACAGAGATGGAGGTatgagtggaggaggaggtggtgaagAGCGGGACACTGATGGCCCACCAACCCCTAAAATAAGCCGCATAGAGGGAGCGGGAAACAATGGGGGCATCATAAGGGGGACTTCCTCCTCTGGTAGTGATGAGAGCCAAGTGAGACAAGAGATTTTTCAGTACCTGGCCGAGCCTCTTCTCCAAGGCACACCTGACCTCTTCCAGTACTGGAGCTCAGCAGTGAACGAGAAGTTCTCCAGGCTTTCCCGTCTGGCCATGTGGCTCCTCGCTGTGCCCGCTGTGGGCATACGCAACGaatgtgtgacagtgtgtgagcAGAGCCTGGCTAtgaagaggaggcagcaggTTACCACTGAGGAAATGAACAAACTCATTTTTCTTCGCTCCAACATGGGCTAG
- the znf618 gene encoding zinc finger protein 618 isoform X4, protein MSAQEAPNPVLEQVDGGTAAPDVPSPALVTKPKSPTPPPIIITVKKEPGTSETSNGKVGEVNPAEICVVIGGNDGGASGVGSRRAQTEGSYVCGVCGKKYKYYNCFQTHVRAHRESDTMVADGLPQTPNILSPHCSRLPIGDILKPDSFRYSCDICGKKYKYYSCFQEHRDLHAVDDPYEQVVVPVDSLKEEEPVEPYQKIGPKTGSYVCEFCGKQYKYFNPYQEHVALHTPMGAFDLKTSRVQECGSMDMSKFAPSQTGKIKHIPFRRKLESAIQSSLVDTNSSQNSSGTPSPLVASAFSTSQKPYTCGACGIQFQFYNNLLEHMQSHAADNENHTKGESPKFSSASVPPEQLWRGSQGPAHSVVKLQIQPQSIPHRNHTVSHNNGLPEKERQQVAERLLRVMCSDLSMLNVLNSKDFLKLAQTLVDTGARHGAYSTREAFGNMSALALRQLPRMYNQVKVKVTCALGSNASLGIAVTCHSQTSGPDACYVLTAYQVEGSRLKRYVLGVREAELREGPEQVHHWVQNVLSEFVMSDIRTVYVSEPKAWAAGLAGSPLGAGGRSKVCLRCAGCSLGAVVQAVLGKRSLQARGLHELAELLSACRDIASSTTLSLREEQYFKTSTSTTEDGPQGGPAQCPNPPCWDRTAEALLQVHAHFEQICEAYGRNKTTAPLLQGLNKHLLGTLACLLAPLRLAALELSSQRRPTLQQVLPVYLRLEKFFTSKAGEAGTGTASKLCHYFLEALKEHFKVERAHQVAMVLDPQVKLCSVPAYQHEDIISRACEMAAENRDGGMSGGGGGEERDTDGPPTPKISRIEGAGNNGGIIRGTSSSGSDESQVRQEIFQYLAEPLLQGTPDLFQYWSSAVNEKFSRLSRLAMWLLAVPAVGIRNECVTVCEQSLAMKRRQQVTTEEMNKLIFLRSNMG, encoded by the exons ATGAGTGCACAAGAGGCACCCAATCCTGTGCTGGAGCAGGTGGACGGTGGCACTGCAGCCCCAGATGTTCCCTCACCAGCCTTAGTCACAAAGCCCAAGAGTCCAACTCCACCACCCATCATCATCACAGTGAAGAAAGAGCCCGGGACCTCAGAGACGAGTAACGGGAAAGTGGGTGAAGTCAACCCTGCGGAGATCTGTGTTGTCATTGGAGGAAATGATGGGGGGGCGAGTGGAGTGGGATCCCGTAGAGCTCAGACCGAGG GTTCCTATGTATGTGGGGTCTGTGGGAAGAAGTACAAGTATTATAACTGCTTTCAGACACACGTCAGAGCACACAGAg AATCCGATACCATGGTTGCAGATGGTCTACCCCAGACTCCCAACA TCTTGTCTCCTCACTGTAGCCGCCTTCCCATAGGTGACATCCTAAAACCAG ATAGCTTCCGTTACTCCTGTGACATCTGTGGCAAGAAGTATAAATACTACAGCTGCTTCCAGGAGCACCGTGACCTGCATGCAGTCGATG ATCCTTATGAACAGGTAGTGGTACCTGTGGACAGCCTTAAAGAAGAGGAGCCCGTTGAACCCTACCAGAAAATCGGACCAA AAACTGGGAGTTATGTGTGCGAGTTCTGCGGGAAGCAGTACAAGTATTTCAACCCATACCAGGAGCACGTTGCTCTTCACACACCGATGG GCGCCTTTGATTTGAAGACATCTCGGGTACAGGAATGTGGCAGCATGGATATGAGTAAATTTGCCCCCAGCCAAACTGGTAAGATAAAAC ACATTCCATTCAGGCGGAAACTGGAAAGTGCAATTCAGTCTAGTCTGGTCGACACAAACAGTTCGCAGAATTCAAGCG GAACTCCGAGCCCTCTGGTGGCCAGCGCCTTCTCTACAAGCCAGA AACCCTACACATGTGGTGCCTGTGGCATCCAGTTCCAGTTCTACAACAACCTGCTGGAGCACATGCAGTCCCACGCTG CTGACAACGAGAACCACACCAAAGGGGAGTCTCCAAAATTCTCCTCAGCCTCCGTTCCTCCAGAGCAGCTGTGGAGAGGCTCTCAGGGTCCGGCTCATTCCGTAGTTAAACTACAAATCCAGCCTCAAAGTATCCCCCATAGGAACCACACTGTCAGCC ACAATAACGGACTACCTGAGAAGGAACGACAGCAGGTGGCTGAGCGCCTCTTACGGGTAATGTGTTCAGATCTGAGCATGCTGAATGTGCTCAACAGCAAAGACTTCCTGAAGTTGGCACAGACCCTGGTGGATACTGGAGCCCGTCATGGTGCCTACTCCACCCGTGAAGCTTTCGGCAACATGAGTGCCTTGGCGCTGCGCCAGCTGCCCCGCATGTACAACCAAGTGAAAGTCAAAGTCACGTGTGCTCTCGGCTCCAATGCTTCTCTTGGCATCGCCGTTACCTGCCACTCCCAGACATCAGGCCCAGATGCTTGCTATGTTCTAACAGCCTACCAGGTGGAGGGCTCCAGACTGAAGCGCTATGTGCTCGGTGTGAGGGAGGCTGAGCTGAGGGAGGGGCCCGAGCAAGTCCACCACTGGGTTCAAAACGTGCTGTCTGAGTTTGTGATGTCAGACATACGCACCGTGTATGTTTCTGAGCCCAAAGCGTGGGCAGCAGGATTAGCGGGATCCCCACTGGGTGCTGGAGGTCGGAGCAAGGTGTGCTTACGATGCGCTGGGTGTTCACTCGGGGCAGTGGTCCAGGCTGTTCTTGGGAAGCGCAGCCTCCAGGCTCGAGGTCTTCATGAGTTGGCTGAGCTTCTGTCAGCGTGCCGAGATATCGCCTCCTCCACCACGCTGTCCCTTCGGGAGGAGCAGTACTTCAAAACATCCACAAGCACAACTGAGGACGGACCACAGGGCGGCCCTGCACAATGTCCCAACCCTCCTTGCTGGGATCGTACGGCTGAAGCTCTTCTTCAGGTCCATGCTCACTTTGAACAGATTTGCGAGGCTTATGGACGCAACAAGACCACGGCTCCACTCCTCCAAGGTCTCAACAAGCATCTGCTCGGTACACTGGCCTGTCTGCTGGCACCTCTGCGCCTGGCAGCTCTGGAGCTGAGCAGCCAGAGGAGACCCACCCTACAGCAGGTGCTTCCCGTCTACCTGCGCTTGGAGAAGTTCTTCACATCCAAAGCTGGAGAGGCAGGAACCGGCACGGCTAGCAAACTCTGCCACTACTTTCTCGAAGCACTTAAGGAACACTTCAAG GTGGAACGAGCTCACCAGGTTGCCATGGTGCTGGACCCGCAGGTCAAGCTGTGTTCGGTGCCCGCCTACCAACATGAAGACATAATCTCCCGCGCATGTGAAATGGCTGCTGAAAACAGAGATGGAGGTatgagtggaggaggaggtggtgaagAGCGGGACACTGATGGCCCACCAACCCCTAAAATAAGCCGCATAGAGGGAGCGGGAAACAATGGGGGCATCATAAGGGGGACTTCCTCCTCTGGTAGTGATGAGAGCCAAGTGAGACAAGAGATTTTTCAGTACCTGGCCGAGCCTCTTCTCCAAGGCACACCTGACCTCTTCCAGTACTGGAGCTCAGCAGTGAACGAGAAGTTCTCCAGGCTTTCCCGTCTGGCCATGTGGCTCCTCGCTGTGCCCGCTGTGGGCATACGCAACGaatgtgtgacagtgtgtgagcAGAGCCTGGCTAtgaagaggaggcagcaggTTACCACTGAGGAAATGAACAAACTCATTTTTCTTCGCTCCAACATGGGCTAG
- the znf618 gene encoding zinc finger protein 618 isoform X2, with the protein MSAQEAPNPVLEQVDGGTAAPDVPSPALVTKPKSPTPPPIIITVKKEPGTSETSNGKVGEVNPAEICVVIGGNDGGASGVGSRRAQTEGMFALGTPPPTKSTDSCIGSYVCGVCGKKYKYYNCFQTHVRAHRESDTMVADGLPQTPNILSPHCSRLPIGDILKPDSFRYSCDICGKKYKYYSCFQEHRDLHAVDDPYEQVVVPVDSLKEEEPVEPYQKIGPKTGSYVCEFCGKQYKYFNPYQEHVALHTPMGAFDLKTSRVQECGSMDMSKFAPSQTDIPFRRKLESAIQSSLVDTNSSQNSSGTPSPLVASAFSTSQKPYTCGACGIQFQFYNNLLEHMQSHAADNENHTKGESPKFSSASVPPEQLWRGSQGPAHSVVKLQIQPQSIPHRNHTVSHNNGLPEKERQQVAERLLRVMCSDLSMLNVLNSKDFLKLAQTLVDTGARHGAYSTREAFGNMSALALRQLPRMYNQVKVKVTCALGSNASLGIAVTCHSQTSGPDACYVLTAYQVEGSRLKRYVLGVREAELREGPEQVHHWVQNVLSEFVMSDIRTVYVSEPKAWAAGLAGSPLGAGGRSKVCLRCAGCSLGAVVQAVLGKRSLQARGLHELAELLSACRDIASSTTLSLREEQYFKTSTSTTEDGPQGGPAQCPNPPCWDRTAEALLQVHAHFEQICEAYGRNKTTAPLLQGLNKHLLGTLACLLAPLRLAALELSSQRRPTLQQVLPVYLRLEKFFTSKAGEAGTGTASKLCHYFLEALKEHFKVERAHQVAMVLDPQVKLCSVPAYQHEDIISRACEMAAENRDGGMSGGGGGEERDTDGPPTPKISRIEGAGNNGGIIRGTSSSGSDESQVRQEIFQYLAEPLLQGTPDLFQYWSSAVNEKFSRLSRLAMWLLAVPAVGIRNECVTVCEQSLAMKRRQQVTTEEMNKLIFLRSNMG; encoded by the exons ATGAGTGCACAAGAGGCACCCAATCCTGTGCTGGAGCAGGTGGACGGTGGCACTGCAGCCCCAGATGTTCCCTCACCAGCCTTAGTCACAAAGCCCAAGAGTCCAACTCCACCACCCATCATCATCACAGTGAAGAAAGAGCCCGGGACCTCAGAGACGAGTAACGGGAAAGTGGGTGAAGTCAACCCTGCGGAGATCTGTGTTGTCATTGGAGGAAATGATGGGGGGGCGAGTGGAGTGGGATCCCGTAGAGCTCAGACCGAGGGTATGTTTGCCCTAGGTACTCCTCCTCCAACGAAGAGCACAGACTCATGCATAG GTTCCTATGTATGTGGGGTCTGTGGGAAGAAGTACAAGTATTATAACTGCTTTCAGACACACGTCAGAGCACACAGAg AATCCGATACCATGGTTGCAGATGGTCTACCCCAGACTCCCAACA TCTTGTCTCCTCACTGTAGCCGCCTTCCCATAGGTGACATCCTAAAACCAG ATAGCTTCCGTTACTCCTGTGACATCTGTGGCAAGAAGTATAAATACTACAGCTGCTTCCAGGAGCACCGTGACCTGCATGCAGTCGATG ATCCTTATGAACAGGTAGTGGTACCTGTGGACAGCCTTAAAGAAGAGGAGCCCGTTGAACCCTACCAGAAAATCGGACCAA AAACTGGGAGTTATGTGTGCGAGTTCTGCGGGAAGCAGTACAAGTATTTCAACCCATACCAGGAGCACGTTGCTCTTCACACACCGATGG GCGCCTTTGATTTGAAGACATCTCGGGTACAGGAATGTGGCAGCATGGATATGAGTAAATTTGCCCCCAGCCAAACTG ACATTCCATTCAGGCGGAAACTGGAAAGTGCAATTCAGTCTAGTCTGGTCGACACAAACAGTTCGCAGAATTCAAGCG GAACTCCGAGCCCTCTGGTGGCCAGCGCCTTCTCTACAAGCCAGA AACCCTACACATGTGGTGCCTGTGGCATCCAGTTCCAGTTCTACAACAACCTGCTGGAGCACATGCAGTCCCACGCTG CTGACAACGAGAACCACACCAAAGGGGAGTCTCCAAAATTCTCCTCAGCCTCCGTTCCTCCAGAGCAGCTGTGGAGAGGCTCTCAGGGTCCGGCTCATTCCGTAGTTAAACTACAAATCCAGCCTCAAAGTATCCCCCATAGGAACCACACTGTCAGCC ACAATAACGGACTACCTGAGAAGGAACGACAGCAGGTGGCTGAGCGCCTCTTACGGGTAATGTGTTCAGATCTGAGCATGCTGAATGTGCTCAACAGCAAAGACTTCCTGAAGTTGGCACAGACCCTGGTGGATACTGGAGCCCGTCATGGTGCCTACTCCACCCGTGAAGCTTTCGGCAACATGAGTGCCTTGGCGCTGCGCCAGCTGCCCCGCATGTACAACCAAGTGAAAGTCAAAGTCACGTGTGCTCTCGGCTCCAATGCTTCTCTTGGCATCGCCGTTACCTGCCACTCCCAGACATCAGGCCCAGATGCTTGCTATGTTCTAACAGCCTACCAGGTGGAGGGCTCCAGACTGAAGCGCTATGTGCTCGGTGTGAGGGAGGCTGAGCTGAGGGAGGGGCCCGAGCAAGTCCACCACTGGGTTCAAAACGTGCTGTCTGAGTTTGTGATGTCAGACATACGCACCGTGTATGTTTCTGAGCCCAAAGCGTGGGCAGCAGGATTAGCGGGATCCCCACTGGGTGCTGGAGGTCGGAGCAAGGTGTGCTTACGATGCGCTGGGTGTTCACTCGGGGCAGTGGTCCAGGCTGTTCTTGGGAAGCGCAGCCTCCAGGCTCGAGGTCTTCATGAGTTGGCTGAGCTTCTGTCAGCGTGCCGAGATATCGCCTCCTCCACCACGCTGTCCCTTCGGGAGGAGCAGTACTTCAAAACATCCACAAGCACAACTGAGGACGGACCACAGGGCGGCCCTGCACAATGTCCCAACCCTCCTTGCTGGGATCGTACGGCTGAAGCTCTTCTTCAGGTCCATGCTCACTTTGAACAGATTTGCGAGGCTTATGGACGCAACAAGACCACGGCTCCACTCCTCCAAGGTCTCAACAAGCATCTGCTCGGTACACTGGCCTGTCTGCTGGCACCTCTGCGCCTGGCAGCTCTGGAGCTGAGCAGCCAGAGGAGACCCACCCTACAGCAGGTGCTTCCCGTCTACCTGCGCTTGGAGAAGTTCTTCACATCCAAAGCTGGAGAGGCAGGAACCGGCACGGCTAGCAAACTCTGCCACTACTTTCTCGAAGCACTTAAGGAACACTTCAAG GTGGAACGAGCTCACCAGGTTGCCATGGTGCTGGACCCGCAGGTCAAGCTGTGTTCGGTGCCCGCCTACCAACATGAAGACATAATCTCCCGCGCATGTGAAATGGCTGCTGAAAACAGAGATGGAGGTatgagtggaggaggaggtggtgaagAGCGGGACACTGATGGCCCACCAACCCCTAAAATAAGCCGCATAGAGGGAGCGGGAAACAATGGGGGCATCATAAGGGGGACTTCCTCCTCTGGTAGTGATGAGAGCCAAGTGAGACAAGAGATTTTTCAGTACCTGGCCGAGCCTCTTCTCCAAGGCACACCTGACCTCTTCCAGTACTGGAGCTCAGCAGTGAACGAGAAGTTCTCCAGGCTTTCCCGTCTGGCCATGTGGCTCCTCGCTGTGCCCGCTGTGGGCATACGCAACGaatgtgtgacagtgtgtgagcAGAGCCTGGCTAtgaagaggaggcagcaggTTACCACTGAGGAAATGAACAAACTCATTTTTCTTCGCTCCAACATGGGCTAG